In Glycine max cultivar Williams 82 chromosome 10, Glycine_max_v4.0, whole genome shotgun sequence, the DNA window actgtggttaattaatttttttaattagtgtgaataatttttttaaaaaatatttgagaccaaagtaaatatatataataatggcAGTaatttaattggaaaaaaagtataaattatacgAATAAGTTTTATATTAGTGGGCTAGTTTGACATGATCATGACAGCTACAACATATTGAAGTCGTGTCTGGGTTTCTGCCTAATAGGTTAGGCAATTGTCCATATATTAATTGCTTAAGCATTAGTTTCGTTTAAGTAAATAAAGGCGCttaaatgaattatattttgacTTTAGAAATACTAGATGTTATTATAATCGGAATTAAAGAATTTCAATATTATGTGTAACACAGCATGTTTTTATACCTAAAAGAGCGACTGTGGCTTCAACGTCAATGCCAATGGCTTGAAAACGAGACAGCACTGAGGACATGGAATCATTGTGGTTTGGAATCAAGGCTTCCACCTCCGTTGCATAGCTTTCTTTGCTATCCTTTCGCCCTGTCTTCATTTCAATGCTTGGTCCTCCCAACTGCGCAcatcaacattaattaaatcacattttcaaattaattctcTAAGCAATTTGTCCTTTAACAAAGTAATAAATACAAGAAGTTCAtcaaaaaacataatataattttgaaaaaattatagtgtattgttttttttttgggtcatCAATATTGGTGTAACATATTTATCCACCActaatttttgttacaaaatttggcTTATTACTTTTGGTAGCATctcttcacaattttttttttcttatacacaAGACTCGATACAGATATGAGCTTATCACTCGaaacatattcaaaatattttttaccatttctatatttaattctttgataagaatattaaaaacaattgtTAGCATTTTTGGTCATCAGAAACATTCAATTAGGGAAATGAATATAGAAGTGCATACAGAAGAAGAGTCTGAAGAGAGGAATTGAGACATACCAAGGCAATGCCATCTCTAGCAGAAAGAGCAACAATGTCAGCGCATGAAACCGTCAAGGGGCATTCTTTCTCAACCGCTGCTTTGATGGTGTTTACGTACTTGAAGTTTCTCATCCCAAAACTTCTATCCGACGCCTGCTCCGACACTACATCGCTCACCGTCGCTAACAGTAGTGATGCATCGCATGACTGCGTCAGaaccaaatcaatttttttaactgtttCATGCATATGATATTGTTGTTAACTAATTATCATGTATCTTGATATgtgtataataataatgataataaaaatctGGCACCTTAACCACGCAATCGTGGAAGAGATTTCTGACCCACGAAACGGCAGTGTTTCCATGCTTGTTGTATAGTTGTGTGACTTGTTCCTTGATTATCTCTTCAGCTTTTGGGCAGCTTTTAGAGTAGTAATTCAACTCAACTTGGCTTTCGCCTATACATGTACaacatataattagaaaaataatccaTTGATTTGCTTACGTACTATTTTGACACCAAGAATGAGAAACAGAGAAATATATATGcatgataaattaaaatgaaagaat includes these proteins:
- the LOC100811277 gene encoding peroxidase 21; this translates as MATITKPPSNICFLLLLLLAHFHLGESQVELNYYSKSCPKAEEIIKEQVTQLYNKHGNTAVSWVRNLFHDCVVKSCDASLLLATVSDVVSEQASDRSFGMRNFKYVNTIKAAVEKECPLTVSCADIVALSARDGIALLGGPSIEMKTGRKDSKESYATEVEALIPNHNDSMSSVLSRFQAIGIDVEATVALLGAHSVGRVHCKNLVHRLYPTVDSTLNPAHAEYLKRRCPTPNPDPKAVLYSRNDLKTPMIIDNNYYKNILQHKGLLIVDEELATDPITAPYVQKMANDNDYFNQQFSRAILLLSETNPLTGDEGEIRKDCRYLNAN